Proteins encoded by one window of Haematobia irritans isolate KBUSLIRL chromosome 2, ASM5000362v1, whole genome shotgun sequence:
- the LOC142224618 gene encoding uncharacterized protein LOC142224618 has protein sequence METNLGPVIDIGAIRNINLDTRNMNILHINAQSIVPTSNSTKFDEIRTILVGQDFDVVGVSESWLKDFVVDNAVSIEGYRLYRVDRPIGRGGGVCVYVKSELKSKVVHEVRNYCESEGIFLEVEMEDNIRLLVGVIYCPYGNIWSCEEALADVTSRYEHNILMGDFNINLFERVSSQRCSLIDYFLVSHDNLVCDKGQFLFPALNSHHAAIFISYNMRKMENAHELEIRDFSSFNIDNCLRELYSSDFTQIYTTNDTNIQVNIFTRILRDNFDRHVPKRIVRRRRFRDWFGGPYIVEAREMRDFAYRAFVEDGSQSNWKGIWSELKRLGICEGLSHTTDVDTEACNKYFSLPRLNDPPNVLFESNVVNDFNGFSFRNVSEEELWCAVSRVKSNSVGDDGIPIKFVRMIFPSIARHLLHICNTVLTSSSYPRAWKVAKVIPVPKVKNPCHFSEFRPISIVPALSKVVEILMDDQIGTYLMENSVISDNQSGFRKGYSTTTLLVDLVDEVRRRVDLKEFVLVVSLDFSRAFDSISHEVLLNKMFHKYGLSLSACRLLKTFLVERSQFVFCNGFSSSTRSLYRGIPQGSIIGPKLFSLYINDIFEVLSFMKCHLYADDLQLIISGGVGSEIYTENIVNLELMRLDQWCQSNYIAINPCKSSFDIVVLSDIFAEYADCKNKLINFNPIQKFRDDVYGGVAIGLKKHIKFSIVTYASDLDIVIVKTKNLPKNLTIASVYFPPSLALVAEVGKLCLFLDRHKNPVLVSDFNTRNTIWGDLTRNRRGRELNDIINNTYFKCWNMVNVRSEEIWNLMVRFWIYPSFELA, from the exons ATGGAAACTAATTTAGGTCCTGTCATTGACATAGGAGCcattagaaatataaatttggatACCCGTAATATGAATATCTTACATATCAATGCTCAAAGCATTGTACCAACTtcgaattctacaaaatttgatGAGATTCGCACAATTTTGGTTGGGCAAGATTTTGACGTTGTAGGTGTTTCTGAATCTTGGCTAAAAGATTTTGTTGTTGACAATGCAGTGAGTATAGAGGGATATAGGCTATATAGGGTAGACAGACCTATTGGGCGCGGTGGTGGAGTTTGTGTGTACGTCAAGAGTGAGCTTAAGTCTAAAGTTGTCCACGAAGTAAGGAACTATTGTGAATCTGAGGGTATATTTTTAGAAGTTGAAATGGAGGATAATATAAGACTATTAGTAGGTGTTATTTATTGCCCTTATGGGAATATATGGAGTTGTGAGGAGGCATTGGCAGATGTAACATCTAGATATGAGCATAATATACTAATGGgagattttaatattaatttattcgaGAGAG TTTCCTCGCAGCGATGTtctttaattgattattttttggtaAGCCATGACAATTTGGTTTGTGACAAGGGACAATTTCTATTTCCAGCGTTGAATTCTCACCATGCGGCGATATTTATCTCCTACAATATGAGGAAAATGGAGAACGCACATGAATTAGAGATACGTGATTTTTCATCCTTTAACATAGATAACTGTTTGAGAGAGTTGTATTCTTCTGATTTTACCCAAATATATACCACTAATGACACTAATATTCAAGTTAATATTTTTACCCGAATTCTTCGCGATAATTTTGATAGGCATGTGCCGAAGAGAATTGTTCGCAGGAGAAGGTTTCGTGATTGGTTTGGTGGGCCATATATTGTGGAGGCGCGAGAGATGAGAGATTTTGCTTATCGGGCATTTGTGGAAGATGGGAGCCAGTCAAATTGGAAG GGGATATGGTCTGAGCTAAAGAGACTAGGTATATGCGAGGGATTATCCCACACCACAGATGTTGACACGGAGGcttgcaataaatatttttctctacCTAGATTGAATGATCCACCGAATGTTTTGTTTGAGTCGAACGTCGTCAATGATTTCAATGGCTTTTCATTCAGAAATGTTTCAGAAGAGGAACTTTGGTGCGCGGTTTCCCGAGTGAAGTCCAACTCTGTTGGTGACGACGGAATCCCCATAAAATTTGTTAGGATGATATTTCCGTCTATAGCACGTCACCTGTTGCATATATGTAATACCGTTCTTACGTCGTCATCATACCCGAGGGCTTGGAAAGTTGCGAAAGTGATACCTGTTCCTAAGGTTAAGAACCCCTGCCACTTTTCGGAGTTTCGACCCATTAGTATAGTACCGGCCCTTTCCAAAGTAGTAGAGATTTTAATGGATGACCAAATTGGCACATACTTGATGGAGAATTCGGTTATTTCTGATAACCAATCTGGGTTTCGGAAGGGCTACAGCACTACAACGTTGTTAGTAGATCTAGTTGACGAGGTAAGAAGACGCGTGGACCTGAAAGAGTTTGTTTTAGTAGTTAGTTTGGATTTTAGCCGTGCGTTTGATTCGATAAGCCATGAAGTGCTTTTGAACAAGATGTTCCATAAATATGGGCTGTCCTTATCGGCATGTAGATTGTTGAAGACTTTCCTTGTAGAAAGgtctcaatttgttttttgtaatgGTTTTTCGTCATCAACGCGTTCCCTTTACCGTGGTATACCTCAGGGCTCTATTATAGGGCCAAAGTTATTCTCGTTATATATAAACGACATATTTGAAGTCTTGTCTTTTATGAAGTGTCACTTATATGCAGATGACTTACAACTTATTATTAGCGGCGGAGTGGGTTCTGAAATATACACCGAGAACATTGTTAACCTCGAGTTGATGCGTCTCGATCAATGGTGCCAATCGAACTATATTGCCATCAACCCCTGCAAATCCAG TTTTGATATTGTTGTTCTTTCTGACATCTTTGCTGAATATGCGGAttgcaaaaacaaattaatcAACTTCAATCCGATTCAGAAATTTCGTGACGATGTCTATGGAGGGGTAGCCATTGGTCTTAAAAAACATATCAAGTTCTCAATAGTAACATATGCATCTGATTTGGATATTGTCATTGTGAAAACCAAAAATCTACCGAAAAATCTTACAATTGCGTCGGTATATTTTCCACCATCCTTGGCTCTTGTGGCGGAGGTTGGGAAACTGTGTCTCTTTCTGGATAGACATAAAAATCCAGTTTTGGTAAGTGATTTCAATACCCGAAATACCATCTGGGGTGATTTGACGAGAAATAGAAGAGGACGTGAGCTAAATGATATTATCAATAATACTTATTTCAAATGCTGGAATATGGTAAATGTACGTTCAGAAGAAATATGGAATCTGATGGTTCGGTTTTGGATCTATCCTTCCTTCGAATTGGCCTAA